GGTGAAAGCCCCCATTTACCCGGGATAATTGGCAAGGTCTCAAATGCCCACTTTTTAAAGGCAGGATCATATTCTTCAGGATTAAATTGCTCTACTAGATGACCAATTCCCCAGGTAACTGTAAGCTGACCGTCAGGTGTTGATAAACAACCCTCACCACGCTTTGTCGCACCTAATACTTTTGCAATATCATTGCCTTGTGATGGTTTTTCACATAAAAATAATTTCATGATGTTTTCTCTCATTGATATTTGAGAGATATTTTCGATGTAATAAGATAAACCACAATTAGGAATTCTTTTTAAACTGAGGAGTAAATCATGATAAAACTGACCCCTTCATCAATTGGAGTGATGGTTGATACGCTTAGATATTCAGGTCGAGATAGATATATTATTTTTAGAATGAAAACGAGAGAGCAGAAAGTCGTGTATATGCGTTATCCACAGCATATTGAAAATATGGCTAATCAAGAGAACATGATTGTCATCGTAGATGCTCAAAAGTTTCTTTCTTTATGGCAGCGATCACCGTATGAGGTAGATAAAAATACATGTGCGGGCGATGAGTCAACATGGAGAAAAGATTATAAGTTTCATCATGCTGAAAACGGATTTGCTAAAAGTATGGATTCTCCAGTTCCACTTGCAGATGTAAATGTTCATATTAAAGATGGAGAAATAAGCTGTAGTCTTAATGATGGTATGACAAGAACGCTTTGGTTGCTTGCAAATGGTGTAAAGGAGTTTCCTATTTTGGTTAGAAACCATAAAGAGAAAGCTAAAATTCTGTCAAAGTATGCAAGCCCATTATCTTCACTTCATTTTGAGCCACTTAATTTATTTTTTGCAATTACAGGAGAAAAATACCCCTTGTAGCCAAGGGGTAAACGTTTGAGATATTAAACAATATGAGGAAAAGGAAAAGTTTGGATGGATCTCAAAAAACAAATTTGTTTCGTTATCTATCATACAAAATAATCATTATTATCGGTATCGAAATTTAAAAACACCTGAAATAAAAAAAGCCCCACTAAGGTTGGGGCAAAGGAGAATGAGGTATTGATTACCTACACTATGTTTATGTTGTCGTATTATTTAATTGCTTTTATCACTTCTGATTTAACAAATTGAGCAAAATCAGATTCATTTGAGGATGCAATCCAGGAAATTCTAACCTTGCCATCCTCTTTTGCAAGCGTTATGTCAATTTTTCGACCGCCAACATAGCTATTTGCCATGTGATAATAGACCCCAGGAGTCGCTTCATGAGCATGTCCTTCTTCATCTAAAAGCGATTCGTAACGTTGACGCTCATACCCGGATAATCCACTTAATGCTTCCTCCCGTGTTTTGAATTTTAAATTACGTTTAATTTTTACGTAAAGAGAGTCAATATTTTTAGATGATGTAATTGAATCCTCTACGTTATAGCGATGAGAACGAGAACTTTGAGTGTAAGCCACACCGGAAGAACTAGAGGAACTATTCCCCCCGCCAAGAACACTGCTGAGTTGACCTGCAACATTACCAACCGCATCATTCAATGAGTTTAATTCAGCACAACCACTTAAAGCAGCGACGGCAGATAAAACAAAAATTATTTTTTTCATCACGATTAACCTTAATTATATTGAGTTCAGAATGGTATTGAATCATCAAAAGCATTTGCCGATGCATCTTGTTGTGGCATTGGCTGAGAATTATTTGCACCATCTGCACTTTGAGGGCGAGTACCTAACATTTGCATTACATCACCTTGGATTTCCGTGGTATAACGATCTTGCCCGTTTTGATCTTGCCA
The sequence above is a segment of the Haemophilus parainfluenzae genome. Coding sequences within it:
- a CDS encoding membrane lipoprotein lipid attachment site-containing protein codes for the protein MKKIIFVLSAVAALSGCAELNSLNDAVGNVAGQLSSVLGGGNSSSSSSGVAYTQSSRSHRYNVEDSITSSKNIDSLYVKIKRNLKFKTREEALSGLSGYERQRYESLLDEEGHAHEATPGVYYHMANSYVGGRKIDITLAKEDGKVRISWIASSNESDFAQFVKSEVIKAIK
- a CDS encoding plasmid fertility inhibition factor family protein, translating into MIKLTPSSIGVMVDTLRYSGRDRYIIFRMKTREQKVVYMRYPQHIENMANQENMIVIVDAQKFLSLWQRSPYEVDKNTCAGDESTWRKDYKFHHAENGFAKSMDSPVPLADVNVHIKDGEISCSLNDGMTRTLWLLANGVKEFPILVRNHKEKAKILSKYASPLSSLHFEPLNLFFAITGEKYPL